In Nymphaea colorata isolate Beijing-Zhang1983 chromosome 5, ASM883128v2, whole genome shotgun sequence, one genomic interval encodes:
- the LOC116254576 gene encoding ataxin-3 homolog — protein sequence MEEGPSNGGMLYHEVQESKLCAVHCVNTVLQGPFFSELDLAAVASDLDRRERQIVLEAGAGSEELLSFEAEGSHNVSMDGDFSIQVLEKALEVWDLKVIPLDSPLAESARVDPQLESAFICHLHDHWFCIRKVNGEWYNFDSLYAAPQYLSKFFLSAYLDTLKGYGWSIFLVRGNFPKECPVSSSESLNGFGQWFTPEDAQRITKAVDLSHVSPNTAEPLQFPDSSQMAAMRSLSDKEEQDLNAAIAASLRDENISSGSQTKNSQGECLPALSSEPLNKFGKCYTSGDALGIATSMESDPSQMTVLSSSSNKEERDLNAAIAASLRENSANSVSKKTDNPQCECQPVSSSELLSEIGQPLAPQDAERNTKSAEHSQVSLHGSHFPEPSNPSQMEIMSSLLDKEDEDLDAAIALSLRDSTATSLTQGRSNLGDEFQ from the exons ATGGAGGAAGGGCCGAGCAACGGCGGGATGCTGTACCACGAGGTCCAGGAGTCGAAGCTATGCGCGGTTCACTGCGTCAATACGGTATTGCAGGGGCCCTTCTTCTCCGAGCTCGACCTCGCCGCCGTCGCCTCCGATCTCGATCGACGGGAGCGCCAGATCGTGCTCGAAGCCGGGGCTGGGTCGGAGGAGCTTCTCTCTTTTGAGGCCGAGGGCTCCCACAATGTCTCCATGGATGGCGATTTCAGTATTCAG GTTCTGGAGAAGGCACTGGAGGTCTGGGATTTGAAAGTCATTCCCCTGGACTCTCCTTTAGCTGAGTCAGCAAGAGTTGACCCTCAACTGGAAAGCGCGTTCATCTGTCACTTGCATGATCATTGGTTCTGCATCAGAAAGGTGAATGGAGAATGGTACAATTTTGATAGCCTCTATGCTGCACCGCAGTATCTCTCCAAGTTCTTTCTGTCTGCCTATCTTGATACTCTCAAGGGCTATGGCTGGAGCATTTTCTTAGTACGTGGCAATTTTCCCAAAGAGTGCCCTGTCTCATCATCTGAATCACTCAATGGGTTTGGGCAATGGTTCACACCAGAGGATGCCCAGAGAATCACAAAAGCTGTTGATCTCTCTCACGTTTCTCCTAATACTGCAGAACCTTTGCAATTCCCAGATTCCTCTCAAATGGCAGCTATGAGGTCATTGTCAGACAAGGAAGAACAGGACCTGAACGCTGCTATTGCTGCAAGCTTGAGGGACGAAAATATCTCTTCAGGAAGCCAAACGAAGAACAGCCAAGGCGAGTGTCTGCCAGCCTTATCATCTGAACCGCTGAACAAGTTTGGGAAATGTTACACATCTGGGGATGCTCTGGGAATCGCAACATCTATGGAGTCAGATCCCTCTCAAATGACAGTTTTGAGCTCATCATCAAACAAGGAGGAACGGGATCTGAATGCTGCTATTGCAGCAAGCCTGAGGGAAAACAGTGCAAACTCTGTGAGCAAAAAAACTGACAACCCCCAGTGTGAGTGTCAACCTGTCTCATCATCTGAGTTGCTCAGTGAAATTGGACAACCGCTTGCACCACAAGATGCTGAGAGAAACACAAAATCTGCTGAGCACTCTCAGGTTTCTCTGCATGGTTCACACTTTCCGGAACCTTCAAATCCTTCACAAATGGAAATCATGAGCTCATTATTAGACAAGGAAGATGAAGATCTAGATGCTGCGATTGCATTGAGCTTGAGAGACAGCACCGCCACTTCATTAACCCAAGGTAGGAGCAATCTTGGGGACGAGTTCCAATGA
- the LOC116254479 gene encoding 6-phosphogluconate dehydrogenase, decarboxylating 1-like — MGSADTLSRIGLAGLAVMGQNLALNIAEKGFPISVYNRTTSKVDETVERARQEGNLPVRGFHDPRSFVLSIQKPRVIIVLVKAGAPVDQTIQTLSVHMEKGDCVIDGGNEWYENTERREKAMSELSLLYLGMGVSGGEEGARHGPSLMPGGSFEAYKNIEDILLKVAAQVPDSGPCVTYIGKGGSGNFVKMVHNGIEYGDMQLIAEAYDVLKSIGKLSNSELHDVFAEWNQGELLSFLIEITADIFSIKDDKGDGYLVDKVLDKTGMKGTGKWTVQQAAELSVAAPTIAASLDSRFLSGLKEERVNAANVFKHGGLSGILSNQFVDKRKLIDDVRQALYASKICSYAQGMNLIRAKSIEKGWDLKLGELARIWKGGCIIRAVFLDRIKKAYDRNPYLANLLIDPEFSKEILDRQAAWRRVVSLAINSGITTPGMCASLAYFDTYRRGRLPANLVQSQRDYFGAHTYERIDASGAFHTEWFKLAKKSKM, encoded by the coding sequence TATACAACAGAACCACTTCCAAGGTTGACGAGACGGTGGAGAGAGCCAGACAAGAAGGAAACCTCCCTGTGAGAGGCTTCCATGATCCCAGATCGTTTGTCCTCTCCATCCAAAAACCAAGAGTCATCATCGTGCTTGTCAAAGCAGGTGCCCCTGTGGACCAAACAATCCAAACCCTCTCTGTTCACATGGAGAAGGGTGATTGCGTTATTGATGGCGGTAACGAATGGTATGAGAACACAGAAAGAAGGGAGAAAGCCATGTCCGAATTGAGTCTTCTCTATCTTGGCATGGGTGTTTCAGGTGGTGAAGAGGGTGCTAGGCATGGTCCTTCGCTTATGCCTGGAGGATCCTTTGAAGCTTACAAGAACATTGAGGATATCCTCCTTAAGGTTGCTGCCCAGGTTCCGGATAGTGGACCGTGCGTCACTTACATTGGCAAGGGTGGTTCAGGTAACTTTGTTAAGATGGTTCACAATGGTATCGAATATGGTGATATGCAGTTGATTGCTGAGGCATATGATGTGTTGAAATCTATTGGCAAACTTTCAAATTCTGAATTACATGATGTATTTGCTGAGTGGAACCAGGGAGAGCTTTTGAGCTTCTTGATTGAAATCACTGCTGACATTTTCAGCATTAAGGATGACAAGGGAGATGGATATTTGGTAGACAAGGTTTTGGATAAGACTGGGATGAAAGGAACTGGGAAATGGACAGTTCAGCAGGCAGCTGAACTATCTGTAGCAGCACCAACTATAGCAGCTTCTTTAGATTCCAGGTTCCTGAGTGGATTGAAAGAAGAAAGGGTGAATGCAGCAAACGTATTCAAGCATGGTGGTCTTAGTGGTATTCTGAGCAATCAATTTGTTGACAAAAGGAAACTGATTGATGATGTGAGGCAGGCTCTCTATGCTTCCAAAATATGTAGTTATGCCCAGGGAATGAATTTGATCCGTGCAAAGAGCATTGAGAAAGGATGGGATCTAAAGTTAGGTGAGCTAGCAAGAATTTGGAAAGGGGGCTGCATAATTCGTGCTGTCTTCTTGGACAGGATCAAGAAGGCATATGACAGAAACCCTTATCTAGCTAACCTTCTTATTGATCCTGAATTTTCAAAAGAGATACTAGACAGACAGGCTGCGTGGCGTAGGGTCGTATCTCTTGCCATAAATTCTGGCATCACCACTCCTGGTATGTGTGCAAGTTTGGCCTATTTTGATACCTACAGAAGGGGAAGGCTTCCAGCAAATCTGGTTCAGTCGCAACGTGACTATTTTGGAGCTCATACATATGAGAGGATTGATGCTTCCGGTGCTTTCCATACCGAATGGTTCAAACTGGCGAAGAAATCAAAGATGTGA
- the LOC116254577 gene encoding OVARIAN TUMOR DOMAIN-containing deubiquitinating enzyme 3: protein MALPDNPLSSKKTILEQLREGTAKFELVSHPSSPLPVFSRPFAKISPPVFGGNAAKKQAPERGASPAMRKVESYFVEKITGDGRCMFRALVKGMAMNKGIVLSPREEREDADDLRMAVKEVLCDADNERHLYEEALIAITVEESLKRYCQRIEHSNFWGGESELLVLSKLCCQPVIVYIPEHEHTRGIWSSGFIPIAEYGTEFAKSSKKGKARKPVRLLYSGRNHYDLLT, encoded by the exons ATGGCTCTGCCTGACAACCCTTTGTCTTCGAAGA AGACAATCTTGGAGCAACTCCGAGAAGGAACGGCCAAATTCGAGCTCGTCTCTCACCCTTCCTCGCCATTACCGGTCTTCAGCCGTCCTTTCGCAAAGATTTCCCCTCCTGTCTTTGGGGGCAACGCTGCCAAAAAGCAAGCACCCGA ACGCGGAGCATCGCCGGCGATGAGGAAGGTGGAGAGTTACTTCGTGGAGAAAATCACTGGAGATGGTCGCTGTATGTTCCGCGCTCTG GTGAAAGGAATGGCCATGAACAAGGGAATCGTCCTTAGCCCaagggaagaaagggaagatgCAG ATGATCTACGGATGGCTGTGAAAGAGGTCCTCTGTGATGCCGATAATGAGCGCCACCTGTATGAAGAAGCCTTAATTGCTATAACTGTTGAAGAATCTCTGAAGAG ATACTGCCAAAGAATTGAGCATTCCAACTTCTGGGGCGGTGAATCAGAGTTGTTG GTCTTGTCAAAGTTGTGTTGCCAGCCAGTAATAGTTTACATACCAGAACATGAG CATACAAGGGGCATCTGGAGTTCTGGATTTATTCCTATAGCGGAGTATGGAACTGAGTTCGCAAAATCATCTAAGAAGGGGAAAGCAAGAAAGCCCGTGAGGCTGTTATACAGTGGCAGGAATCACTATGATCTTCTCACATGA
- the LOC116254480 gene encoding serotonin N-acetyltransferase 2, chloroplastic: MATIRTAKLQRATDHEKIPGFLRRRERTLHATMLAHGAAIPAAALIRPKFRLGHRLTVRCQAEPPLSAARPAPLVQNLTISDPDLASRGFVVHRSPAGLDLDELNSVFARVGFPRRRPDKIAKALEHTPTVLWIEDTRSSKPVAFARATGDGVFNAIIWDVVVDPSFQGLGLGKAIMERVVGDLLEMGIVNIALYAEPQVLGFYRPLGFCADPDGIRGMVYSAKNKNKQ; this comes from the coding sequence ATGGCGACGATACGAACTGCCAAACTGCAGAGGGCAACAGATCACGAAAAAATACCAGGATTTCTCCGTCGACGGGAAAGAACGCTCCACGCGACCATGCTCGCCCACGGCGCGGCGATCCCCGCTGCCGCGCTCATCCGCCCAAAATTCCGCCTCGGCCACCGCCTCACTGTCCGGTGCCAAGCGGAGCCGCCGCTATCGGCCGCTCGACCTGCGCCTCTCGTCCAGAATCTCACGATCTCCGACCCGGACCTCGCGTCCCGTGGCTTCGTCGTCCACCGCTCCCCGGCGGGGCTCGACCTGGACGAGCTCAATTCCGTCTTCGCGCGGGTCGGGTTCCCCCGCCGGCGGCCGGACAAGATCGCGAAGGCGCTGGAGCACACGCCCACGGTGCTCTGGATTGAAGACACGCGGTCCAGCAAGCCGGTCGCGTTCGCAAGGGCGACGGGGGACGGCGTGTTCAACGCCATCATCTGGGACGTCGTTGTCGATCCAAGCTTCCAGGGCCTCGGGCTCGGGAAGGCGATCATGGAGCGGGTGGTGGGAGACCTCCTGGAAATGGGCATCGTCAACATCGCGCTCTACGCAGAGCCCCAGGTGCTCGGGTTCTACCGCCCGCTGGGGTTCTGCGCCGACCCAGACGGCATCAGAGGGATGGTCTACTCCgccaagaacaagaacaagcaGTAA
- the LOC116254024 gene encoding uncharacterized protein LOC116254024 gives METELRRPNRSDAHLPKEEEMKIEEETRAYFDGQAPVRHSKPQRSDYSSQYKDAFDYSHSAGDVPPEFEKFHNLEHRDTQKLTYSGNEAPEEYVETEYYKDLNCIDKQHHTTGTGFIKVDKNGGTFNLKPDVYESDHHDSCKGNPATNEWIPSMEPVFPVSHKPKRSEN, from the exons ATGGAGACGGAACTGAGGAGGCCCAACAGGAGCGACGCGCATCTGccgaaggaggaggagatgaagataGAGGAGGAGACAAGGGCGTACTTCGATGGCCAAGCCCCCGTGCGCCACTCCAAGCCACAACGCAGCGACTACTCCTCCCAATACAAGGACGCCTTCGACTATTCCCACTCCGCCGGCGACGTCCCCCCCGAATTCGAGAAGTTCCACAACCTCGAGCACCGGGACACCCAG AAACTGACTTACAGCGGGAATGAGGCGCCAGAGGAGTATGTAGAGACGGAATACTACAAAGATCTCAACTGCATCGACAAGCAACACCACACG ACAGGAACAGGGTTCATCAAGGTCGACAAGAATGGTGGGACCTTCAACTTAAAGCCAGACGTTTATGAATCGGATCATCATGATTCCTGCAAAGGGAATCCAGCAACCAATGAATGGATTCCATCCATGGAGCCG GTTTTCCCAGTATCTCACAAGCCCAAGAGAAGCGAGAACTGA
- the LOC116254581 gene encoding acetyl-coenzyme A carboxylase carboxyl transferase subunit alpha, chloroplastic-like, protein MSLLPHYPATSTSRPATDLMRSSLSLGAHSGALGQLPVGTRPRLPQPGVVCMKKTRKVKKHDYPWPDPKDVDPDVKRGASSYLSEFKPLAERSKPVPLPFEMPLMELEKKIIDIKKMAEETGLDFSDKINLLENKYQQALKDLYTHLTPIQRLSIARHPNRPTFLDHVLNITDRWVELHGDRAGYDDPAIVTGLGSIGHKTYMFIGHQKGRNTKENIHRNFAMPTPHGYRKALRMMYYADHHGFPIITFIDTPGAFADLKSEEIGQGEAIAHNLRTMFGLKVPIVTVVIGEGGSGGALAIGCANKLLMLENSVFYVASPEACAAILWKSAQAAPKAAEKLRITGTELCKLKIADGIIPEPLGGAHTDPAWTSEQIKTAVINAMNELSEMDTETLLNHRMLKFRAIGGFEEAISLDPRKTSNMKKKDEPINQGAKFVIDADIEHELEKLKEQILKSKVSSVNHPDVSFNEMIEKLKKDIEQEYLQALSATGLQEKLDMLREEVAKAKISPTQPLDPVLEEKISMVKHDFRQRLVEVPNLASLTSKLQMLKELTDAKRLSEKTNKLSVLKQEVNQGLRGALDQSNLKGKLELLREEMLHAGVTKVEDLDEGMKEKIVNVKQAVMSSLSEALKSMQLNLEQVVSREEAAQVGNYDKKKNYADLKNQIAELNDDINKEIVGVVNSSNLKSKLEILRLELAMAGKSSNPESKSKIEELTKEIKQRLEEAMMDSKLAKKQDMLMQEMRIATKKHSANDAEDSESGILDEHVSDIDITNVDAELNGSFV, encoded by the exons ATGTCTCTGTTGCCACATTATCCGGCGACGTCCACCAGCCGCCCGGCGACGGACCTCATGCGCAGTTCGCTCTCCCTTGGCGCGCATTCTGGAGCCCTAGGCCAATTGCCTGTCGGGACGCGGCCGCGGCTGCCGCAGCCCGGCGTGGTCTGCATGAAGAAGACGCGGAAGGTGAAGAAGCACGACTACCCCTGGCCGGACCCGAAGGACGTTGATCCGGATGTTAAGAGAGGAGCGTCAAGCTACCTGTCGGAGTTCAAGCCTCTGGCGGAGAGGTCGAAACCGGTGCCGCTCCCTTTCGAGATGCCGCTGATGGAACTCGAGAAGAAGATAATCGAC ATAAAGAAGATGGCTGAAGAAACTGGTTTAGACTTCAGTGACAAGATAAATTTGCTGGAGAACAAATACCAACAG GCTCTAAAAGATCTATATACTCATCTAACTCCTATTCAACGATTGAGTATTGCTAGGCATCCCAATAGACCGACTTTTCTTGACCATGTGCTGAACATCACTGACAGG TGGGTGGAGCTCCATGGTGATCGTGCTGGTTATGATGATCCAGCCATTGTTACAGGACTTGGAAGCATAGGACACAAAACCTACATGTTCATAGGTCATCAGAAGGGAAGAAACACAAAGGAAAACATTCATCGTAATTTTGCCATGCCAACTCCACATGG CTACCGTAAGGCCTTACGCATGATGTACTATGCTGATCACCATGGCTTTCCCATCATTACATTCATTGATACGCCGGGAGCCTTTGCAGATCTTAAATCAGAGGAGATTGGACAA GGGGAGGCCATAGCACATAACTTGAGAACCATGTTTGGCTTGAAGGTGCCTATTGTTACTGTTGTTATTGGGGAAGGTGGTTCTGGTGGTGCCCTTGCCATAGGCTGTGCGAACAAATTGCTAATGTTGGAAAATTCCGTTTTCTATGTTGCCAG CCCAGAAGCATGTGCCGCAATTTTGTGGAAGAGTGCCCAAGCTGCTCCGAAG GCAGCTGAGAAGTTGAGGATAACTGGTACAGAATTATGCAAGCTGAAAATTGCAGATGGCATTATTCCG GAACCCCTAGGTGGTGCACATACCGATCCAGCTTGGACTTCAGAGCAGATAAAGACTGCAGTAATTAATGCAATGAAT gagCTATCTGAAATGGACACAGAAACATTGCTAAACCATCGAATGCTTAAATTCCGTGCAATTGGTGGTTTTGAAGAAGCAATATCCTTAGATCCCAGAAAGACGagcaacatgaagaagaaagatgagcCTATCAACCAGGGTGCAAAGTTTGTCATAGATGCAGATATTGAGCATGAgcttgaaaaattgaaagagcaaattctgaaatcaaaggTGTCATCAGTCAACCATCCAGATGTTTCCTTCAATGAGATgattgagaaattgaaaaaggatATTGAACAGGAATATTTACAGGCTCTAAGTGCAACAGGCCTGCAAGAAAAGCTTGATATGCTTCGTGAGGAAGTTGCAAAAGCAAAGATTTCTCCTACACAACCTCTGGATCCAGttcttgaagaaaaaattaGTATGGTTAAGCATGACTTTAGGCAAAGACTGGTGGAGGTCCCCAATTTGGCTAGCTTGACTTCCAAGCTTCAGATGCTAAAAGAATTGACAGATGCTAAAAGGCTGTCAGAGAAGACTAATAAGCTATCCGTACTGAAACAGGAAGTAAACCAGGGACTGAGAGGTGCTCTAGACCAGTCTAATTTAAAGGGCAAACTTGAATTACTGAGAGAGGAGATGTTGCATGCCGGTGTGACAAAGGTGGAAGATTTGGATGAggggatgaaagaaaaaattgttaacGTGAAGCAGGCGGTCATGTCAAGTTTGAGTGAGGCATTGAAGTCCATGCAGCTAAATCTTGAACAAGTGGTATCAAGAGAAGAAGCTGCCCAGGTTGGGAAttatgacaaaaagaagaattatGCAGATTTAAAGAATCAAATAGCAGAACTCAATGATGacataaataaagaaattgtAGGGGTGGTTAATTCGTCCAATTTGAAGAGCAAACTTGAAATCCTCAGGTTGGAACTCGCCATGGCTGGGAAATCATCAAACCCAGAGTCGAAGAGTAAGATTGAAGAATTGACAAAGGAAATCAAGCAGAGGCTTGAGGAGGCAATGATGGACTCAAAATTGGCAAAGAAACAGGACATGCTAATGCAAGAGATGAGGATTGCTACAAAGAAACATTCAGCAAATGATGCAGAAGATTCAGAAAGTGGTATCCTAGACGAGCATGTTTCTGATATTGATATCACTAATGTGGATGCAGAGCTCAACGGCAGCTTTGTTTAA